From Taeniopygia guttata chromosome 3, bTaeGut7.mat, whole genome shotgun sequence:
GCAGTTCTCAGAGAACAGGCTTGACGCTGTTCAAACACATGTTTTGCTGGTTTCACACTGAAGTCACATTTCTAAATCAGAAGTTTGCAGAAGACTTCTTAGTGTTCTAGCAGGAGGACACCTCTTAGTGTCTCTTTGCTTTAGCCAAAGAAGTTTGTCATGCAGGGCTTATGTCCTgatgaaattcctttttttttaaactaaaaaattatttgttgaaCTTTCTAGCTGCTACTGCTAACCACGGATTGAGGTATTTACATTGCATCACTTGTTAGGATTTTCTGTAACTTTAATATTCATTAATTTAATTGTATTTCTTGTTCTTCTGTGTTATTTAATTGGAAACTGTAGTATATGagttttttgttctgttttttaacCTTTCCAGCCTTATCCATGCTTGGAACAATGTCTGGTCTTTATGCGATACCCTGGTGCAAGGAATCCCTGCTATTGACAATCTTGATGTCAGTCATTGGAGGTTCCATTGGAATTCTGGACACAGGTAGGGGACCCTGTGCTCTGACAGTTCTTTCAGCAAAAGAGTTGGAAACTTCAAGCATACCAAAGCAgttgctgctttttcttgtgATACATCTTGAATTAAAAGAGGGGAGCTGTTTTACCTGGCTGTGGTTCTTGGATTAATCTGGTCCTGAGGCTTCCAGTGTTCGTGTGCGTGTGACAGGCCTTCCTTTAGGGGTTGGGGAGTGGGGTATCTCTTGCTTCCTGGAGAAGATGAATTTGCAGTTCAGTGGGCCATTACAGGCATAAATAAAGTGCCCTGTGCTCTTTAAgcaatgttttgttttaaattgctCATTACATGAAGCTGGTCAGGATATAGTTCATTAGCATCAGCTGGGCCTAAGCTAGTGCTGAGCAAAGCCTTGGTGTTTGAGTCTTACACTGCTGTTGGCAGAGTTGCCCACCTGCAGCTGGCTCAGCAGTAGCTGGGAGTTCACAGCACCATGGTGCCCATCTCCCTGAATTAAGGGATGTTTTCCACCTTTGGCCAGCCATGCTTAGGTGGCTGGGAATACAAATTTGTTCTGTCTCTTAGATTCTAAGTCTGTGGCATGTGCATACTGCAAATGGCCTggccaaaaatccccaaatccagcaCTTTTGCTGGAAAGCTGTTCAAACCCAGTTTCTTAGCAGAGGTTTGTTATTGGAGGAAGATGATCTCAGGgatattttccaacctaaatgattctatgatcctgAGATGTGTTGGTGAAGTTGCAGAGCAAGTGTAGGTGTGGTCAGAAAGGTCACTTACACCGGAGCTATGAAGAACGAGTCCCAGGGCACGGCTTAGACAGGGTGGCTTAGACAGGGTGGCTTTAGCAGACAGTTTGCACCAGGAGGCAAGGCCACGGCAAAGGGTGCTTAGAGATGCCTAGGAAATGCTGGCATACTGGCACGTGGAGATTAGGAAATGCCCAAAAGTGCCTCAGTTAGCAGAGTGTTCTGGCATTGCTGTAGCACGTGGTGGTGAAGCAACACCAGGCAGCCACTCCTGGCACCTCTCCAGCGATGTCCCGGCAGCGTGTGCTGActctgctgccctcctgcaggAGCCTGAGGATGCTTACTAACCAGCAAGGTACTACTGGAGTACTATTTGATCACCTTCAGGGCAGGGTTATTGCTGAGAAAGAGCTGACTCGTGTTAGCTTAGCCATCAAACAGCTCTGGAAGCATCCCAGCCAGGGCCTGGCTAGGGTGGCCTGGCTGCACATGTGAAATGTCTGCCTTAATTCTGTAGGGTTTGAGGGAGCTCTGCTAAGATGTAAAAAGAGCACGGCACAGGATCCTGTAGTGAAGAGACGGTTTTGCACAGTACAGGTCATGTTAAATAAACGGAGTGCAGAGCTGTATTTGGTGCCTCCGGTAAGATTGTTATACCTGGTTTAAAAATTCTTTGTATGGGAAAAATCTCGTCAGCCAATGGTAAAAATACCTTCAGTGAGTGTACTGCTTGGATCAGACCTCAGAGCCAGGGAGACTTCCCATGCTGAGCAGGAGTAGCAGAAGAAACTCATAGCAAGGCAGTAAAGCAAAGCTGAATTGATTTGGAAGAGTGCTGAGTGATAAGGGCTGCTGTACTGCAGCACAGGAATTTGattactgtttgttttcctgcattCTTCTGAAGGACTACTTCAAAACACCTCTCTGAGATGTTACTTCCTACCATTATTGTTGATCTAGTGGTGTTGTAGTTTGGTGTTTACAGTGGTATTGATGTAAACCCTTCTGTTTCTGGAAAGTCATTTGAACACAGTGGGGTGGACCCAGCACATCAGTAGCAAGTGAATTGTTATTTTTCCTGGGATGTTGTTAAATGAGTTTTAAATGTTGTTTTTGTTCCTCTGATTCTTAGCATTGGGCATTGTTGCTTTTGATAAATTGTTGCTTTGGAGAAATGAGAAGCagttaaatttccttttttaaaaaaggctgaaaaatgctgcaaattGTCAAGTAGGGTAATTAGAACCATAAAATCATAGGGTCCCTAAGTGGGAAAATACCCTTAAGGTCATCGGGCCCAGCccttaacccagcactgctgagtcCATccctaaaccatgtccctaatgccacatccacatgtcttttaaatacctccagggatggtgacttaACTGCTTCCCTGGACATCCTGTTCTAATGCTTAGCAACCCTTTCCCATGAAAAAGTTTTTCCTAACACCccatctaaacctcccctggtacAGTTATGTCTGTCCATTGCTGCTGGATAAAGCCACTGTGTGACTCTTTGTTTTGACTGACTGCTCTGAATATCCTGCTAAAGCTCAAGTAATCACATGGATTTAAGGCAGAGTTTCAGTTTTACACATTGTATTTGCTAAACCTGGCATTATTGTACACTGAATTAGTAATATAGgttatgtgggttttttaatgttttttttttttttaaatgatgtcTGGTCTTGGACTAAAATgaatctttttctctctgatctGCAGGTGGCAATGTACTGGCACTGTATACCTGGGGATCAGAGGCTGGACCACACTTGCAGGCTTTGCACTTCAGTTTTGCTGTTGGTGCATTTCTGGCTCCTATCGTGGCTCAAATGGACTCGAGGAGTTCTGAACCTGAAGAACTTGCAGGGGCTGAAAAGACAAACCAGTCTGTCCTCAAGTCGGTGCCGACAGCGTCAGCTGCATCAACTACACCAGCACTGAATGACCATCACAATGAAGGCTTTTTGTGGTCCTATATTTTCATAGGGACCTATATtctctttgtttccttcttcttttttgttttgtattcaAAGAGCAGCTCAGCTAGAGACAAATCAAAGGCTCCTGCGCAGGACAGACTTGCCAAATACCACTGGCCTATAGTTGGTCTCCTGTTTGTATTCTTCTTCTTCTATGTGGGAGCTGAGGTCACTTATGGCTCCTACGTATTTACTTATGCAACGGTCTTTACCGAGATGACGGAAAGTCAAGCAGCTGCTTTGAATTCTATCTTCTGGGGCATGTTTGCCGTGTGCAGAGGAGCGGCGATATTCGGTGCTGCTTTACTGTCCCCTGACACCATGATCGTGGCGAGcctcctgtgctctgctgcctcctcGACAGCCCTGGCCTTCTTCGCGCATTACCGAGCCGCGCTGTGGGTGGGAACTGCCGTGTACGGAGCATCCATGGCCACCATCTTCCCCAGCGGCATTGCCTGGATAGAGCAGTACACGGCTGTGGAAGGAAAAACGGCGTCTCTGTTTGTGGTGGGTGCGGCGCTGGGCGAAATGTGCATTCCTGTTGCGGTGGGATATCTCCAAGGCAGATACCACCACGTTCCTGTCGTTATGTACACTGTCTTTGTCATTTCCATAGTGACAGTCCTGCTCTTCCCTGCCATGTACAAACTGGCCAACTGGCCCCAGCAGCGTGACTTGCAAGAAGTGAGTGACAGGGAGACCCGGAAAACTTTGTTGTCGAACTCGAGGCTTActgaggacgaggaggaggaggagcatgTGAGAGAGCGGAATGATGCAGACTTTGAGGTAATAGAAATGAATGACAAGCAAAAAAACTCTCTGACAGACACCTCCTGTAGGATACCAGGGGATTCTCCAGCTGAAATCTCTCTCCAGCCTCATCTGGATGATGCATTGGGCAATTCTCCAGTGATTGCTgatggctcccctgggaaacaaaatggGAGTGTTGACTGGGAGAAGAGTGAATAgtcaaagctttttttaaaatggaaatgcagTTGAATTGTAGCTATCGTCAAGTGGTTCAGGTATCCTTTCATAGCGGTGCAGAGCTCAGCATGTTGATTTTCCCAATTCCTTCTCCTCTTTCATCTTCAGCCTGCAGGGATACATGTCTTGGATTGGAAGGTTGTCAGTGATGTGAAAGGGGCAACATGATAAATGTTTGGCTATGCCAAAACTGTTAAAATGTATGAGATGTTCTCTAAAATATGAGGCATGCATCCAAGGAAGAGATGCTGTAATAACTGGGAAAGAAGGGGACTACTCAGACTACTCAGTTTTTTGAGGTGGTTGAAAGGTGCGGGTCTGAGATGCTTTGTCACAAAATGGTTTCATGAGAGAAGAGACATTTGTTACCAGTAGTGCTGAATTTTCTTAACCTTGGGAAGGTGGAATGtttctgctgtgtttgaaaGTTGTGTGTGATCAGTTCAGTTAAAATTTCTGGTGATGCCCAGCAGCACTAAATTGAATAACCTTTTGCCAAACTGTAGGAATTTTTGGCTCTGAgacaaagacaagaaaaaactGGAAGTTGTTTCCTACGAATGAAACCATGCCTTTGGGTAAGGTAAAAGCAGTTTATGAGAAAGGGCACAAAATGGGTTGTTGTTTATCTGCTCAAATGCATAACTCCAACCTGCTAAACAGTGGCAGCAAATCTAAATAATATAAAgcatttctgattttaattaTGGCACTGCCACTGAAATCAACAAATGTACACAGAAGATGATAAAATTATCATGTAATCTttgaatggtttgagttggaagggacctttaaagatcatccagtaGCAACCTGCTGACATGGCAGGGaaaccttccactggaccaggttgctcagaactcTATCCAGACTGGCCttgaaaacttccagggatggggcatccataaCTTCTCAGGACAACCTTTTTCagtgcctcagcaccctcacaggaaagattttttcccctgatatctaatctaaacctactctctttcagtttgaagccattgtTCCATCACTACACGCTCTTGTGAAAAGTCCCACTCCACCTTTATTGCTGGTTCCCTTCAGGTAAAAGAGATTACTTAATATATGGAATTTTTAAGCCAATTGTTTAAATTAAGGTCATAACAACTTCTCTGGTTTCCTGTGCCAAGACTTAACAGGGCAATGTGTTACAATGAAGATTTGAGAAGGAGAGGAATTATCAATGAGACAATTCTTTCTCTGGTTACTTGCTCCTGGCCAGTTGGATTGGAgacatttgggttttttctttgtggGATGACATGAAGATGGACTTCTCTCTAGTGGAGAAGTAGTGGTTGTATGTGAAGGTTCATTGCTGCTAAGCAGGAAGCCCTGAGGAGGTGCAGCCATGCCAGGGAGCGCTCCCagtaagagggaaaaaaaaaaaaaggaaaaaaaagtagcagCAAATGGCAAAATCTGTCTCTGAACAGTAATCTTCCCATTTGTCAGCTTGGAACTCCAAATCAGTTAAGTATTTTTTAAGACTGTGTGATAAGAATGTACtcttgtttggggtttttaactttgcatttttattagtatttttctTGCTAGGAGgtttcatttaataaaaaaagggCTCTAGGTGTAACAGCACAGTGCCATGTTAGATGCTCCCTGGATTTCCAggtctgcttttgttttctctcttgtcCTACAGGTATGCAACCTAGGCATgaatggctttttcttttcttctgagaagTTAGTAAGAAGCCAGAATCAACTTGtaataaagtatttttgttaATATCTTGCCATGTTGCAGAGCCTCCCTCTCCTTCTGCTGCTGGCACTTAAATGCCACTGTGTTTTTGATGGATTCCTTCTGTGACATCTTTTCCCAGTGCACTGCATGAACCTGCACTTTAGAATGAAGCCTTATGTCACTTGTGGCACAAGAGTTCTGTTTGCTTACAGGAATGGTCCTCCTGCACGCTGCTCCATGTGTGTGGGAGGTAGGGGTTGTCAGCTGATGGTGAGGACAAATCCCACTggtggagggagggagaaggtgCAGGACGCACAGTGAAAGGATGGAAACTGTTCAGTTGGAagctccctgctggagctgccatcCCCCTGCCTTCACATGGGTTGATGTCGCTATAGGAAAGTTTCCCCATACCCAAGATCATGGTgccagaagaaaattatttaaagaaagataCTGGGCAACCAGGAAGATTCTAAACTCATATGCTAAGTTTTGATGAAATTCCAGATCGGAATGTCCTACATATAAGACTGTTCTCAGGGATAGTTTACATGGATAGTATACTTTGTATCATTTGCATAATCAAGTActaaaaaaccacagaaaattaaatcaaagcTGCATTGGGAAATATGCTGTAACCTCTTAGAAGCTTATCTACTGCATATATACGGACACTTATTTGTGTTTCTGACCAGCATTGTCACagcaaatataaaaatgttgcacgaaacaaatatttaattttttttactgcctGTATTAACTCCTGTGTGAATAACTTCAATTCATACTCATTTCCTCCTTAAAAATCAAGAGGCCTGCTTTTTACATTTCCTGTGTAGTAGGAATGAAGCAACAGGCTGGAATGCCAAGGTAAGAGCAGCCTTTTCCACAAATAAAGGATCCAAAAAGCAGTGGCTGTATGACAGTGGAAGCTGAAGAATTATCTATGTAGAGTCACTTTCCAGGCCTGCCTAAATTTAGAGTCATCTTAATGAGGACTTGGAGCCTTCAGTTGCTTTAGTTCTGGTCTTAAACTTAAACTGGGATAGATGGACAGAAAGTGTTCTCCTTATCCCCTAACCATCTTGCTTTTAATAGCAGGAGCTGCCCttgactgaaaatgaaatgcttgaagcaatttaattttaaaacaagatcTAGTACATTTCCAAGGATGAGTCCAGCTCATACCAGTTCTAGGTGCCTTTGATGGCCAAGGCTTAGCTCCCTGCTCTTGGATTTTGGTGTTCTTCAAGGCTTGTTTTCAGACAATGAATATCAGTTTTCAAATGTTTATATTTCCTTTCAAAGTAAATTGCTTCCTGGCATATACAACTGAAGTGGGGATCTATTTACAATGCAGATCTATTTTAAGTTACAGGTTGTCCAGAAAGCTCAAGAACTTACATGTCGGGGGTTGAAATTACTTGGCTGTATTACATTACTATTGCCCTGCTTATGCTAGAAAAGCCATTCCTCTGTTGAGGACAGGAATTTTAATCTATGAATTAGATACCTGAATTTGATAAGAATCCCATTTTTGTCCACAAACCCAGGAATAGTTTGAGTGCTCTGCTCCAGTGTGAAAGGTAACCTCTTGCAGCTAAGTGTCATTTATACTTTATTTATCCTGAGACACTGCCAAGTACTGGACTGTACTACAAGCACTTAATCCTAGCATTTGCACTTTTATTCTGTACGTGACCAATGATTGAATGCAAGACCAGGTAAAGTTTTATGCCttgatgttttggttttttaagagTTATTTTACATACAAGTGCATCACAATATGGGGATTTTCTATTATATATATAGTAGTTTTTATTCTGCTTGGTGTGGGTTTTACATTGTACTGTGTAATGTGATATTTCATAGACTGACTGGTGTCTTGACTGTAATAAATTCTTATCTGGAAAAGGCACTCAGGTTCCTTGGTGTAAATAaagttttcttctatttttcagaCCATCTCTggacttttaaatttaaaacttgGTCCTTTTCTGACTAATGTAAAACTGGAAATGTTTCTCTTCTGGTTTGGAGAAGGCCTCCAAGAACTTCTACTGATGTTTTAGATCCCAAAGTTTAAGCTGGATTTAACTTTGATTTAAGCAGTCTTGTTTTTACATTATTGTGTGTGCCAGAGAAGGAAACAAATTGAgggtaaatattaaaaaaaccccgtATCATTTTTTACCATATCATTTTATTCAACTTTAATATGGTTTCCATTATTAACTTCTAAAACAAAATGATTTCCAGTTTAGAAAACAATGCACTGACCACATaattccttttccattttataCAGTTATACAAATATTCTAAATACACATTTTGTCAAGATGGTGGCAAATAAGATTTAACTGTACAGTAcgtaaggaaagaaaatattttaagcataTTTAGAAGCAATAGAAATGTCTatacaaaacaagcaaaaatggaataaaattttatatttaaagtaTTGCAACAGTCCCACAGGTTTGTAACAAAAATGTCTTTGCACAGTTCCTCACAATGCCCCATTAATAGCTAAAGCAAGACAgcaatttttagaaaataatgtttcaaaATGCTACACATGGTACTACTGTTTGCACAGTCTGATCAAAATAACAATCTACTTGGAATCAAGCAAAACTTAGGAGGAGATATACCAACCAACTTTAAAATTATCTGTATAAAAGTCATTGCACATTATTTTACTCAGTtgtttgaaaagtaaaaaagtgtatttacaaaatatttcgCAGACAAAATTATAAAGTGAATGGATAATATATAAGTAACACGTCTTGATACTGACAGTTCAAGAACACACACAAATGGTTTTATCATTTCAAGAGGTTTTCAGTGCTCCTTCCTCCAGGAAGTAAACTTGACTTCTACTTTGAAATGGATTTACAAGATGTTACACAGAGCTATTTCAACATCAGCATTATAAAACATGTTAGAAAcatgaagaagaaatttttacATCTTAAAAAGTGAGCTATTCATAGATCAACAaatgggttgggtttttttttcaatttagcTATGGTAAGTGTTCCTTATTCTCCAGATAATAAACCCAACAGTTAAAATGGAAATCCTGGACTAGATGAGAATTGAAAAAGCACCATGCACAATAGTCTTAGTGTGGTaaacactgacaaaaaaaaaaaatagcaccTGGAATCCTGTAACACAGATCATTTAAAACTGGTCAAGCAGCTGGCGGAGATAGGGTGCCTTTGACAGTTCTCTGCTCACTCTGGAGAGCTTGAAAAGTACTGGGCAGTTGAGGGAGACACACTGGATCTGCCGATCGAAGCAGCCTGTGCAGTTCCTGCATATCTAGATTAtaggagaaaaagcaaaacaattatttaaaatgacACAAGCGAGGCATAAACCACTAGGGACTACTAAAATCATCAAGCCTGTATCAGCAGAATAGGCACAGCCCTTCTGCACAAAGGgacccacagcagctcccttcTCTGCTTCAGCCTCTTGGGCTGCTGCCAGACAGCTCACTTGGCTGCTGGTGGGGGGCTGGCAGCATCACCCACTGAACTTGGCAGAGAGCAACAGCAGGATTCTACAGCTTGGGTTTCAATCCTGCTAATGAAGTTTTACTTGCATGTGGTGGCACTTGAAAAAACAAGGTAAACAAGTTGATGGGTTTAAGCAGGGCAGTGTGTTCTATTTGTGATAATCTTACTCTCTGTAAAAGTCTCCTAGTGAAAAAAGACAGAACTCTTGTCCTGCAATTATTCTCTGCAGAGAAGAGggactaaaaataaattacttatttCAAGATAAGCTTTAATTAGAGTTTGATCTAGTCACAGTCAATCAAGCCCAACACAGAAATACACAGGCCACAGCAGTCGCACTGCTCTCCTTGTTCAAGGAACTACTTGTTAATGCTGCTTGAAAGTACttttaacatgaaaaataataaaataaaatgtataaaataataaaaatagtgGAATAAAATAGCAGGCACAGTTTTTCCAAAGGTAGACACCTTTAGGAAACAAAAGGCCCCTACtttgctattttattttgaaCCTTTACAGCATTTACCACCTCCAACACTTCTCTCAAAATCTTAGAAATATGCCTCCAACACCTGTATTTTGTCACATTAATATGTTACACAGTTTATCCTATCACTTGCCTAGCCTGatcaataaacaaacaaaaattgtatccctttgcttttcctttccatgtTCCATGCTGATGCCAGGGCAGCATCAGCACCAAATCCCTGCAGGCTGACaacagctggagaggggcagcCCCTCCTGGCCCAGTCCCACGGGTGGCACCTCAGAGGATACCAATCCTCTGGCCTACAATTGTCACCAGAAGGAACAGGATTTTAACAGCTGATTCCAGGTTTGTAATCTCAGAACTACATCTATCCTAGTTCTTCTGAAAGAGGCTGTGGCTGGTTTAAATGCAAGGGACCAAACTAAATGGTGCTTGAGACGAGTCCTAAGTTCAGTTTGTGTTGAAGGGAGAAGTCTACGGTTTTAACTTAGAGCATGTAATTTTTGAGTgcagtttaaaataatgtaCATCTCAGTGTTACATCAGTTTTCTGCTGGCTTCAGCAAGTTTGTAATCTCAAAGGGCTAAAAAATTAAGCTGTGAAGGATATATATGCCTTCATATTAAAATAAGACAGATGCTCTTACAGAGACATCAAACACTGCTTGGGACAGgatcccaggctgtgctgagctgttgTGTGTTGCAGGGACAAGAGAATGTTCTACTCAAACTCACAGATCCTTCTGTGAGGCTGGACCAGCCTGCCCAGTTCTGCTTTACTTCAGAACAAGAGCAATGCAAAGGGTTCAAAGTACCATAGGAAAACAGCAGAACAtgcattttctcatttctgcCATTCACAATGCAGATAAGGGcaaatattacaaaataacAGCAAGAAGTCCACACCttagaaatgaaatatttataaagtgAATTACAGTGCATTTTTAGCAACCCCATGAGAACCTATCAAATCAATGCTTAGATTTAGGGACATTTATATCCCTGACATTCAGGCAAGTCTTTAAAATGGTTCATGTGCTagagctaaaaataaattttaactaaaatatttattaattacaaAATATAACAGTATGAAAATTAGGTGAGTGTATGCATATGTTTCCACAAGGGGAGGCATTGTGTTTTGCTGTAATATATTCATGAGCACAGTCAGCTACCCTCTTAATTGACTTCTAGCTCAAGGGGAAAAGCAGTTGGAAAATTCCTATTGAGAGGAAAGGTAATAAGAAAATCCCCAAGCTAAACCACATCGATATTTTACATATagataaataaattttctgacccaaacatttttgtttctagaACATCATCTgttattttaatgcaaaaaaataaaaaaagagtgaaTCTTTTACACTCTCACAGCTCTATGTCAttgaagtaattaaaaaaaggaacCTACAAACCATATAAGGTActcttaaaaaaatcagaagaaaatgagaaaagcatCTTCTGTTCTGATCCCCTCCTTTGCCTTAGCTTTCCACAAAGTCTAGGAGAGTaacagctcctgtgctgccttCAACAGCAACGGGTAAAGCAAACAAGCTGCAGCACATTTAACACCCGGACCATACTTCCAATTTCTGTTTGGAGTATTCAGTAATGCACTGCTGTGAAATTTCAGCCCCTGTCTTTTGCTGACAGACATCTGATAATGCTTTAATCGTACCTGGACCAGCTGCTCTTGTTTACGCTCCAACTCTCGGATTTCTTGGTTGAGAATCACTGCCACATGCTGTGGCTGGCTTCTGCATTTATTACAGATCCCATACTgggtcagttcatcacacacAGGACAGTGTAAGGTCGTGAAATACTGGGAGATGGTGCCTTTGCGTCCTTCTAGCTCAGTGCGGGTAGCTGAGGCAGCCTTCTGAATCtgtcaggaaaaataattaaaaggtAATGAACTTCCAAGAAAGCAGCTTGCCTTATTCCTAGATTACATACTCTTTTATTCCCAAAGGAGTAAGAAAGTGCAAGATGGCCTGCAGGGCCTGGGTTCATATACAAATATGAACACAGATCACAGCACACTGAAGAATGCAGCACAAGCCCTGAAATGATACACTGAATAGAACCCTCCCCAACACCTATTTCACAGGGAACTGTAACCAGAAAAATCCTTGGTCACACATGCTTAACTCCTGATTCCACCTCAaactctgctcctgcagctgtgaTCTGCATCTAAACGTaccctggctgcagctccagtgtctGCCTTCTGGATGCTGCCTGCCCTCATCTGAGTGTCTGTGCCGGGCAgttctgggcacagctctgccatggtGCTTTGATCCATGGCACTAGCTCATGCTCTGATTTCCTTGGACAAGGCCCCACCACTGGCCCATCACCCTGGGAAGTTCGTTCTCTGCACTTACTCCTGCTGCTGTGTTACTTTTGCTTTGTGCTATCCTtcactctcctgctgctctgatcCCTGTGACTTCCTCGCTGCTCCTTGGCCTTGCAGAAAGCCAGGGCTCTTTGTACCTTTTTAGAACAGCTTGTTTGGAGATACTTAAGGTGACTGCCATGGTGCCATTGGAAAGGTAAAGAAAAGGAGAACTGAAGTCAATCAAGGCTGTATTGGGAAATACAGCTATACTGCTATATTGCAGTGGGAACATGATGTATTACTATGCTGCTGAAGTCTATTCTGAGCAGAATAACCAAACTACACAAATATACTGTCTTTCACCATCCTTTTTTGTCAGGGGAATCACAAACTAAAATCCAGCTATCTAATGCTTCTTTTCCTGCATCTCAATGACTTCTTTTAGAGAAGTCATGCTTGAATATTATTGGTTTTAAATTTCTGGTGACACAAATTTTTAAAGTGTTCCTGCTGTTGGGGCATGCTACCTTTTGTATACAGAGGAAAGATCTTCAGAACATTTTGGAAAAACAGGAGTTCTAAAATCTAACATAGAGATATTTAAAAAGTGGTATGGCTAAACAGATGCACATACACATACTGCTAAAAATACAGAGTTATGGCAAAATAGTCTCTTAAACTATAGAAGGGATCAGGAAACAGAAGATGACTGTGATCAACCCTACAGAGAAGGGATGAAAAAATTGATTTgctatgtggaaaaaaaaacccctaggCAGAAGATCTAAGAATCAGGACTACATATTTGAGCATCAAACACTGTTTCACAAAATAACCTTTTCTGTTGCCTCCTATCAACCTCATTCCACTAAAAGTCACAACAAGGGCAAACACTGCACGCAGATGCACTGCGCTTGCTGACTCTTGTTCAAAAGCACTCACCCGGGGCAGCTCGTGGTACCAGCTGAAGACGTCTATGCCAATGAGCGAGAACACCCTGGCCAGGGGGGGCAGGATCTGCTTGGTGATGTAGTAGGTGGCATTGAGCCTCAGGCTGGGGTCCTGCAGCACTTCGAGGGGCCGCCGGACGAGCTGGATGAGGGGCAGGCCGGGCGTGCCGTACACGATGACGTAGGGCACGCGCTCCCCGACGCGCGGCTCAGAGCGACGGTCATAGGCAAGCATTCTCCTGTCAAAACACAGCCTTG
This genomic window contains:
- the MFSD4B gene encoding sodium-dependent glucose transporter 1, whose product is MSLPSGEPRSQEEPPAAEEAAVSPPGSEPAPLPAPPPAAAGAVRGAGRRCSGPGRPPEPAAGAMAAADRELRVPFIQAEEAEGAAGGGRRCGRCAAGPALRWCISGTLCASFLGLGLSIAVLGPTFPTLAANVGKNVSDIYYIFVGRSLGSLGGSVVGGVLLDCMNASLLLALSMLGTMSGLYAIPWCKESLLLTILMSVIGGSIGILDTGGNVLALYTWGSEAGPHLQALHFSFAVGAFLAPIVAQMDSRSSEPEELAGAEKTNQSVLKSVPTASAASTTPALNDHHNEGFLWSYIFIGTYILFVSFFFFVLYSKSSSARDKSKAPAQDRLAKYHWPIVGLLFVFFFFYVGAEVTYGSYVFTYATVFTEMTESQAAALNSIFWGMFAVCRGAAIFGAALLSPDTMIVASLLCSAASSTALAFFAHYRAALWVGTAVYGASMATIFPSGIAWIEQYTAVEGKTASLFVVGAALGEMCIPVAVGYLQGRYHHVPVVMYTVFVISIVTVLLFPAMYKLANWPQQRDLQEVSDRETRKTLLSNSRLTEDEEEEEHVRERNDADFEVIEMNDKQKNSLTDTSCRIPGDSPAEISLQPHLDDALGNSPVIADGSPGKQNGSVDWEKSE